The Pararge aegeria chromosome 21, ilParAegt1.1, whole genome shotgun sequence genomic sequence ACGATAATACAGCATCCCacgattgaaattttttttaaatgtttattgctCAAAATCGtccagttacaattttatttttatacatatttttacatcTATATTAACATACGTATTACGAAGCTATAAACATCATAATTTTAACTGATAAGTCTACTTGATAATAAAAGATGAACAAAATAGTGAAAACACGGCACCCAATAATATTGACACACAAATGCGGCCCTGGTCCGTCGTAAAAAACTAacaagtagaaaataaatatggcgTACACGCAGTCTACGTACCGTAGGTACAATATAATGTCGATGAGTTATCAAATGTAAAAGGCTAGGGTGCGTACGCCGCGCTGTGagaaatttcttaacttgtacGTGCGCCGCCGGCCTAATAACGTTGGGAACCCCTGGCTCAATTTATATCGCCGCAGAATGGAAGCGTCAATTTCGCCTCATGACGCGAGAAGGCGCGCGAATTCGCAGGAATCCTCGAGTATTCTCGCGAATTCCTTTCTAATTCGCGCTACTTTTGATCTTGAGGGTCGTTCAGTCTAGATCTATTACTGGACAAGAAGATtagacaagaaaaaaataagaaaattatattctcATCATTTTCTTAGGAAGACCCAACAGACTCTTTGTTCGCAACACTTTACAGTAGCTCGGGAATTCTCGGGAATGCGCGAGGATTCCCCGAAGGCAAACTTTTTTTGACCTTTTTTTGGCTCCATGTTACAATTGCATGTTACACAATTGACAGAAAGTTCATTAGGCTATGTACAATTCCGTTGCAAGAAGTCGCTTCCATTCCATTCCGCGGCGGTGTAAATTGAATGAATTTAGAGTGCGAAACTCAAATGATTATTGTTAAATGTGCCCGAAATGACGAATGACCGGTCACCGATGTCAACAGTGAAGGCCCCTGTGGATGATTGCGATAGACACTATAAACTCAATTTATATTAACCTCAAATTTCGTAATtaagaaagtttaaaaaaatggatGAACTCGAATGTCTTGAGTGCTGTAAACTACTAACTATTAAAACTTCAATGGCAACTGTTCTATGTATGACCAAATTATAGAGAGTACATCCTTTTTCAattcaaacatttattaaaaacttatacAATATATGTAATCGTATCTGATATTCAAATCTAATGAATACCAgattaaactaattaatttagattaaattatttaatttcaattaatcGTATCTGATATTcatcagatttttttatattaaatttaatggaagaaataaatatatattgtgactaaatacaaaacaaaaaatacttagcTATACCCACCTAAAAACTTTTCAGCGGTGACCGTGAACAGCTCTCGCCTTGGAAATGCacctaatttaaattattaattcctacctatttcaagtgtttgtactcttaaattataaaaattgctgAACCAACTTTGATGAagctttactaaaaaaaaaaaagtatattagattatatactagaagtttttaaataaaatgctatatacagataaaaaggGTAACCCTgtagatatattaaaaattaaagaataatatttttatcagaaAGTCAGGTAACTACTTCTATAGACTATTATAAAAGTGGCAACCAAGCTTATATAGTTTAAAAAGTATACACTAAACTGTGTGGCTCTCTTTGGGCTTATTTGACCAACCCAGGAATTTAACCTGGTACATAACAGTTGTGCTAGAGATCATCAAAACAATATATACTTACTCTGTCTGATTTGTTTACTTACTCAGTCTTAATTCATCAGAGTTTAGACACTTAGCACTAAACTGTATATCTTTTTCCCCATTTTTTCACTAATCACAACCACAAACACTAAAAGAATTTAGGACTTGTTTTCACTTTTGTCTTTAGCATTTAGATATTTTGCCCCATTCAGTCTAGATCATATTATGAggtttatatattttggaaaCACCTCTTTCATCACAATCTTTCACTACCATTAACTGCACTGACTCACTATCTCACAAGGTGTAAAAAAACTACAACatggaataaaatattctatttgtGTTCACACACACTACACGTCACCTAACTTTTACACTGATTAAAAAGTATACACTATAACTTTTATGATATAGTACACATTGTAAACATCTTGCAAGTATTCTagcaaaactaattttaataaaataaaaacttcctAAAATGCAATACATGATTGCTATACACTGTAACTGTGACATTCACAGCACTTGcacattgataatgtattggaACCTTCACAATTTGTTTTACATACACCTCACAAAACACTACACGTCACAAtagctatataataaaaaaaatgtttttataacattctgaaaatattaaagaattattaGAAAATCTTAAGCTAACACAGCTGGTCTATATTACTACTTGTATAAAGTTAGGCGGACCCTCCTCGCACTACTACTATGACCAAATGATCCTCCTTAAGACTCTCTTCAGTGAGGTTGTGACAAGTCCTCTTCAGTAGCTCAGTCGAAAATTCACAGGGTGGGAAAGAATACAGTACACCAGTGGCCTCAGTCTCTTTGTTCAGTAGAGATATCACTCCAGCAGCCTCCTTCTGCTTTAAATAGGACACTAAATTTCTCATAGGTCTTGTCTGAATACTGCTATCCTCATTTGTAATTGATGCAGTAGATCCTGCCACACCTAAGAAGATAGCATGCGAACTGGATGTTGCTATGCGCTTTTGTACATCATCTAGTTTAGGCTGATCCAAGCGAAGTCTCTGAGTGATTCTTAGTTGATTTTTGCCTTCCTCATCTTTCATTAAACTGTCAATAATCTCAGAGTCGCCATCTGTAAGATGGAATTTAGTTGGGAACAGTGAATTTTTCAAGATTAATGCACCATTCCATATAGTGGTGGCTTTGCGAACCACTTCAGGTAATGTTCTAGCAGAAACGAGCATTCCACCGCCGCGGCGGGGGGAACCATCGGAATCGCTGTCAGGCGATCGGCGACGTGGAGATCGGGATCGAGACCTATCGACACCTGGTTCGCGTGATCCCGATCGGCGAATTTGTCCCTCGTATTCTGCTTCTGGTGGCCTCCTCCACTCTTCATCACGATAATCACCAGTGCCGTGATACACGCCACGGTACATTCCACGACCGCGACCTCTGTTCCCTCCCCTGCCTCTGTATCCACCACTATATCCATAACCTTCTTCCCAAGTACCTTCATAGCCTTCATATGCCTCTGTGGATCGTCCCTCTTCTCCTACAGGTGGTGCAAATGTTTTAGGCCTGAATGGACCCCCAGGTCCAACATCAGCAAAATCAATGCGCAGACGTCTATCAGGTCCTCCCAAGGGGAATCCTCGCATTTCTTTAACTGCAGCTTGAGCTGCATCTATTgaatcatataaaatatatgcatgTGGTTCACCTTTAgcatattcaattttttttatggcaCCAAACCTATCAAACTCCCTTTCAAGTTGTGCAACTGATGTCCAGGGCCCTAGTCCTCCTACCCATACACGAGTTGTTGGGGTAGCTTTCCCATATCCTATTTTACACTGGAATTTCCCAATATATTGTCCGGAAAGCTCAACTTTAGCACGATGTGCCATGTCTAAAGTTTGATAACGGACAAATGCAAAGGCATTTCCAGTACCTGGAGGTGGtcttttaatatctatatcttCAACAATTCCATACCGCCCAAAGATTCTGCGTAATTCCTCATcggatatatttatttctaaattccCTGCAAACAATGTTCGTGTAGCCAAAGGATCATCTTCAGGCTGGACATGATGCAAATAGTTGGggaatttatcttttttattctcCATTTTCTCAAAAGGTGGATGATGCGGACGCGGCATGTACGGCCGGGGCATGTAGTGAGGATGTGGGGGATGATGCATGGGCGGGCGGTGATGCATCGGAGGCCCATGGGGTCCAGCCATTGGATAGTCGTGCATTGGAGGACGAAATTCGCGATGGTGTGGTGGTACTGCTGGGGGCATTCCATAAGCTCTCTCATCGGGTGGTGGTCGGCGTCTTTCGGGAACCGGGGACCATGCGTAAGAGTACGGGCGCTCATAATCGGGTGGGGTTAAACTCCTTGGCCTGCTCCTATACTCCGATCTCACCGGTTCATACACGGGATCTACAATGGCCACTTTGTCATATAAAATAATCCTGGGTTTGGCGTGTTTTGCATCCCTCGCATCTTCAACACTACGAAAACATACATACGCTACGCGTTCGTCCAACTCGTGAGAAATCTTGATGCTGAAATCGCCGAACTTTTTATATTCGCGGTACAAGGTATCTTTGATGATTTCGTCGGACGCCTTAGGGTGGAGGGCACTGACACACAGCACCTTATAATAAGGACGCACGGACTCTTCTCTTACCTCTCGGGAACGCACATAGTCTTCGCGGTGAGGCGATACATATCGACCGCGAGGGCTGGGCGACCGCACCCGCCGGCGCACCCTATCCGGTGTAATGCGTTCATCGGAACTATCGTCATACCGTCCAATACTACTACGCGTCCTTTTCGATCGCGGCATACTGTCCCTGGATGAGCTCCTCTTCATGTTACGAATTTTCACCGTTATACGATCTCTATCTCTATCGCTACGCGGTAATCCAATCATGAAAGCTCAGTACGATGAACCACTATCTGAAATGCACAACATTACACCAAATTACACGTCACTTCAAAATGTCGTCTTGTTCCATAAAATATGCGCACTGCACAATTAGTTAGTTTAGCCTTCCGGCGGTTTAATTATTAAGAACCAAAACCACTATCCTACATAAATCACAACACCTCCACCACAGAAAGTATTTTAGAAAACTATTATCTTTACCGTAACAAAGTAATTAGCAGTGCTTGAAAACTTTTGTATGGTCTCCAAAATGGCTGCTGAATTCGATCGAAAAAGAAATTCCAGAATGTCAGTTGCCATAGCACATGACATTTCTTTATAGTCTATGGTTCtgaataatcaattttattacttctctctatggagggtagaggtaaggaggatcatctgtgtatatgaaaaagtgtcgtcaaaatgtattaaattaggatggcgccacatttgcatcaaggtaactcttaaaagaagcgccaaatatatatattgttagagtaggcttgaaaaataaacaaggaagtaaggttatatttaccacaatattttgtacaacgtaagttgttgaaattctcaataattaactactttagtcgataatgacattaaattttttaactcggcatacttcaattcatctacgattgctacattcataccataccctgtgcatccaccagcgccattgtggaggatttttgaactgttatttagcgcatacaactggacactttttcaacttttctcccatataagatgactctccttacctctaccctccatacttctCTCAAGGGCTCAGGGCTGCCAGTTACAACtacaaacaaaaccaaaaaaaatgtttttttttttataaaatattattataatataaaggtagGCTCACAAAAGCTTACATAGCTTAGTTAGAATAGATAAGATATTACATAGTACGCAGTGATTATGtcagtatatttaaaataagataaggaatatacttacttaactcAAATAACACATTAGACTACTACACTAACACAGTAAACTAGGATTCCTTCCGTATCCTGGCATTTTCGCtataaaatatcgatatatcaaaccaaaataatgtaatatcgATAAATCGATATTTTCCGTTTTAATACTTTTCATATTTTCTGTGGTAAGaactttaaagttaaaaattttgaGAAGAATTTAGAACTTCAaatgtttgaattaaaattaaaattaggttGAGATGTTATTTGAGATgaataatttcattttcatttgctGCATTCCAGTTACTTGCATGTCTGATAAACATTTATCAAAAGTTCAAAGTCCAAAGTCcaacaaaacttaacttaacttattcAATCTAAAAGAACCAGTTCACAGagttgttgtttttatttttatggtttttgTGTGTTCAATTTGTTTTGGAACAAATACCCATGAGTTTGGTTATTTGTCCAAATACTTTACACACAGTAAACATTTAACTTTTGATGAGGTAAAACATGCATCACCACACATATTATATTCTCGACTTTGAGACCTAATActtgcaaattataatattatcattttccTCTTACAGttattttccttgtattttccagGTTTGTAATTTTTACAGTAACTAATGCTTAGTActgtacctatttataaaataaaagttatacagCAAAAATGGATgtaattattaaagttaataacCAATCAAATGGAAGAGACAAAATTGCAAGGTATGATTTTAATGAGATTGAAACtattgtacaatttttttatttaagtcagtACTTCCTGCAATCATACCATATGCTGAGTAAGAAAGCAATAAATGAGGAAAGGGAAAGTTTGCAATAGTTTTTAgcctcagattttttttattctgttttttggtaatgggtgtttatatgtatattataagtttttattcacaaaaatatatttatcagtcatcttagcacaagctacacttactttggggctagctaatgatgtgtgtattgtcatagtataaattcatttatttaatttatttattaatactatgcCACAGCTTGTGACAACcatgcctgttagaaagcaatgataaggtctaggttggagcatgcttgcctagaaaatgcctgtTCAATCTTGCCTTGTTATATGTGGGAGGAAACAGTGGACAGCCAGGAGATTGTTCAACATCCTAGTGGAACATATCAGAAATGTTGATCAAAATAACATAGTTTCTGCAAAGCAAGTTTCATAATTTGTCTTAAGACAGCTTAGCTGGTCAGGTGATAGATAGAAGCTGCTGAGTCCTCCCACAAGAGGCAatgtttaattttcaaataaagttTAAGTAAACACTGATGGTAATGATAACCT encodes the following:
- the LOC120633040 gene encoding RNA-binding protein spenito, whose protein sequence is MIGLPRSDRDRDRITVKIRNMKRSSSRDSMPRSKRTRSSIGRYDDSSDERITPDRVRRRVRSPSPRGRYVSPHREDYVRSREVREESVRPYYKVLCVSALHPKASDEIIKDTLYREYKKFGDFSIKISHELDERVAYVCFRSVEDARDAKHAKPRIILYDKVAIVDPVYEPVRSEYRSRPRSLTPPDYERPYSYAWSPVPERRRPPPDERAYGMPPAVPPHHREFRPPMHDYPMAGPHGPPMHHRPPMHHPPHPHYMPRPYMPRPHHPPFEKMENKKDKFPNYLHHVQPEDDPLATRTLFAGNLEINISDEELRRIFGRYGIVEDIDIKRPPPGTGNAFAFVRYQTLDMAHRAKVELSGQYIGKFQCKIGYGKATPTTRVWVGGLGPWTSVAQLEREFDRFGAIKKIEYAKGEPHAYILYDSIDAAQAAVKEMRGFPLGGPDRRLRIDFADVGPGGPFRPKTFAPPVGEEGRSTEAYEGYEGTWEEGYGYSGGYRGRGGNRGRGRGMYRGVYHGTGDYRDEEWRRPPEAEYEGQIRRSGSREPGVDRSRSRSPRRRSPDSDSDGSPRRGGGMLVSARTLPEVVRKATTIWNGALILKNSLFPTKFHLTDGDSEIIDSLMKDEEGKNQLRITQRLRLDQPKLDDVQKRIATSSSHAIFLGVAGSTASITNEDSSIQTRPMRNLVSYLKQKEAAGVISLLNKETEATGVLYSFPPCEFSTELLKRTCHNLTEESLKEDHLVIVVVRGGSA